The genomic window TCAACATCAGAGGGAGCGTCCGGTCCCTGGATGCGGACCAGAACGGACACAGATTGCCGCTTAAGTCGGGCTCCATCGGGCAGTTGGCGACTCCACCCAAATCCTTGTCCCGTCTCAGCCTGGGGCCGCTGCCCTCCCCGGTGCCGCCCGGGTCCGTACCCCCGAGTTACCTCTGGCTCGCCGTGATGTCCTGTTTCTGCCCCGCCGTGCCGCTCAACATATGCGCCTTGTGGTATGCACATGTGGTGAGTGTTGCATTCATTTACAGCTTTAATTTCCTTCATAGTAACACATtgtggattattattattatctctaTGTGCTCCTGATGCTTGGGTATACTCTAAAGACAGTTGTAAGCTTTTAAACACTACAGGTGTTTTGCTCAAGCTACCTTTAAATAATTCATAGCTGATCATCTCCTTCCTTTTCCTTTCCCATTAGTCGAGGTCTGTTCTCCATACAGGAGATATTGAAGGAGCAAGAAAGTATGGGCGTCTGTCTATGGTGCTCAGCTGTCTGGCGATGCTGCTGGGTGTGGCTGTCATCATCTTCATAGTATTGACAATAGGTATGTaagaaagagacacaacaaacacactccaAAGTGCAAAGCTGTGATTCttaatttctctttttctctgcttctcAGAGATGCAGAATTGAACTGTGGGATGGAAGGAGTGTCCTTTGACTTCATCTGAAATTTgcacagaggagagaaggaggaggaggaggaggatgaatgTCGTTTTGAAGATGAAAAAGCACAAAATCTTAGTTGGaaacaagctgaagagactcTAAGAAGTTGCGGGCCGTTTCTCTTTGTCTGGCAACACTCATGGCCAATAACCCCACAAACTCAGGAacaagaggaaggaaaaaagaaggCTGCACACAGTTGCAGAGTCGGATCATCAGAAAGTTAAACTACTCATAGTCCAAACTAGTGTTGCACTGAGGTACACGCCTGCCTGACACAGACAATTGGATGGCACTGCTTATTAAAAAATGGCATCAATAGATAAGAAGATGTCCTAAAGACTAAAGAACACACATGATTTGTACGTGATGttgtgataaataaaaacagcctCATGTAGTCAGACAAAAACAGAAGGACTCAGTGCATCTCTAGTCTGTAATGCCGCCACTGCCTGCCCTGTTTCTCTTAACATTTGCAACAAAGTTCTGATTGACTGTGGGAGGATGTATATACTGATTTCATACACTGTTTACATCAAGTTTAAAACTCATGTACATTTATCACAACAACGTCCTGCTGCAGTCATAGTGTGATACCTTGCTTTGTGTGCTATTATGATAAACTGACTCCTGTTCGGACTCCACTGAACTGCCTGGATCTCTGCACCTCATTACGTTTACAATATACTGCAAGATATGAATGGGGTTGTTTTTCCCTGTATGCACTGTTCTTGGCACTCTGATGTTGatgtttatacatttatacTGTATGACTGGTTTACTGTGCCATAGCTCTGCATGTTGGAAATAAACTTGAATGAGCATGACGAACCTGAATGTGAGCTCATCACCTTTATTTTATGAGGCGCCGCCAGTACTGTATAAAGAAGTTTGACATCAAGAGTACACAGTCCCAGTAAAATATGACTTCATTCATTTATAAAGGGCTAAAATTACAACAGGATATAAGCAGCAATATATAAATCCCACAATGGAAATGTTATTATaattcagaaaataaataagcTCTCCAATCTGACAGATGAGACAATTTCAATTAagactttgtttttaatgagatatatttttcttttcaaaataaaatcctttCTTAAGGAGAGTAAATTACAATatgaaaacttttttaaaaagtcttgaGATACAATGAATATTTCTTTGTGTTCTGAACAAAAGTGAGAGTCCATCAGTCGACAGGCGAATCAGTGGAAAGTGTAGAGCAACAGGAGTATGGTGCAGATGCCGATCACCCCGCCTAGGATTAAAGAGTCCCGCCTCTTGCGCAAATTGATTTTCTGGATGAGGCTGTTGATGGTGGGGAAACGATCTGAGGGGCAGGGGGAGTGTGGTGAAGGAAAATAATTAAGATCAAGTCAGCCTTCCCTTCCTCGCAGTGAGTAAGAGACAGAAAGCAGCAGGGAAAATACATCAGCAGAGCTCCTCACAAACCAGGAAGAGGAATAAATGGAGCTTAATGGTGTAAATCTGCTGCAGTCGGTCATTATCAGCTTCAGAGAAGAAACAAAGTAAAGACGGTAAAGAGAAAAGGAGGacaaatgattaaaatgattaaaGGATACTAGCCAAAGTTGTGACCCTGGTTTGAATGGACTTCAACATCCCACGCTGAAATGTGATGTTCTCTTTGGTAGCCATGGCGATACTGGAGGGAAGAAGAAACCAGGAGGGATTAGTTGGTGGGAAAAGAGGCACATATATGTCTTCACAGCGTAACCATTAAAGGCATAGTAAAGAGGTAGGGATAGGATGAAGTGGGGTTGTAGGATGAACTTacccatagtcagtgtattacccaCAATAGATGCCAGTTGGTGTGTCCCCAGTTTGGAGTAGGTGTCCACTGCCaacacggaagctaagcagtgtaCTACTGTGGACGGggccagcagcaaaacataagAGTAGCTGAGATCATTTACAGTGCTTTACCTATCTGTCAGACAGCACGCTCCGATTCTCTCGTAAAAGCCACctgactccattgacaaaaacagtaattgtggctcactgaacacaggagctgctggtcaacCACTGCCTCAAACTCCTAGTAagtctgtgttattgtgtaactttggtgaatcagaactaacagcagcagtagaccagctgCTCTGGTGGTCAGTGATGgagttaaatcactgtttttctcaatggagtctggcgtTGAGAGGAGCgatttaacagcttcagttccctgtcacaAAGGGCTGTCTGGCAGtcaggtaaagcagtgaaaaaaatctatatataGCACACACTTGAACTGATATtgacttttttaggtgggctttttaaggtggctaaaatatgttttcttgctGACCCCTTCACAACAGTTCATTGCTCAGCTTCTGTGTCGGGCAGCCTGCTTCTCCTCACTGGGGGCATTCTGACCGACATCTACTCTAGGTAATACACTCACCATGGACAAGTCCCTTATACAGCCCTACTTCAAAAAAtatgaactattcctttaagtgtaATGTTTCAGCTAAGGAGCTATCAGCAGCGAGGCATGATGGCCTGTTTTAATAGACCTGAATGTGCAGTTTGcttatgatgtgtgtgtgtgtgtgtgtgtgtgtctgagttgAGTGAGTGGGAgtaaaaggagagaggagagtgaaCAAGGCAATAAAGCTTACCTTATTGCATTGTCGATAAGACTATCTGAGCTGTGAACAAGAAGcggaaaaaaggagagaaaaaatgaAACGTCAGGTGAGTCTTAAACAAAGATGTTCACAacttaaaatcatttaaaaaatgtacttaatgtcatttttttctttgctgccCATCATTCATCACTTTTAACATACAACCTTTTGATATAATTTAAACATATAGATATATTTCCTGGTTTAAGAGTCAAGAAATTACAGAACAGGACACTGGGAAAGCCCGCACCATAACACCACCCAGCTCTTTGAGTCTATTATCATAAAAGGAGCACTTCCTGTGATTCCTGCGAGACAGGAGAAAAGTGCTGGTTAATGGAGGATTTTTGAGAAAGTCAGAACCTGATTGGTCAAATCAAACCTCCATCGTAGCAGAAGCCAATTAATCTCTATAATATAACTTCTCCTAACACATAGATTTCGGGATGGTAATGTGAACCCTGTGTTATTTGTTTTAGGTGCATATAAGCAGAATGAACACACAGATGGACGGCACTGAGAACACAAAGGCGGTTTACATCGGCTGCCATTAGCTGCTGAGATAAGTGACGGACAGAAAAATGAAGTGTTCGGTCT from Epinephelus lanceolatus isolate andai-2023 chromosome 11, ASM4190304v1, whole genome shotgun sequence includes these protein-coding regions:
- the LOC117245870 gene encoding trafficking regulator of GLUT4 1-like, with the translated sequence MMAINTDAAFGKSALGEREVSNPTDFQDTEKLLSTATTEPTGQSNIKPSDSFSLNIRGSVRSLDADQNGHRLPLKSGSIGQLATPPKSLSRLSLGPLPSPVPPGSVPPSYLWLAVMSCFCPAVPLNICALWYAHVSRSVLHTGDIEGARKYGRLSMVLSCLAMLLGVAVIIFIVLTIEMQN